The Takifugu flavidus isolate HTHZ2018 chromosome 17, ASM371156v2, whole genome shotgun sequence genome contains a region encoding:
- the rnf6 gene encoding E3 ubiquitin-protein ligase RNF6, with protein sequence MDPPGGGDERRRQAERLQREEAYYHFINDLSEEEYRLMRDGNLLGTPGEVTAEELQQRLDGAKERMSSQPPHEQQPQPANAEEQQGSSGEGEERRAGGRQAPGGTDPGAETSNGDSLLEWLNTFRRTGNATRSGQSGNQTWRAVSRTNPNSGEFRFSLEININHDQPEPGEHNDPADTAELPVPVPASISPAIRTSSSFSSSLPSSTPRPGPYSTARPALRRMQTRRRRSSNTAVPLSPPVLPTTVTPTAAQRSANVPSLAPTPTLPSSPEEQIASLQQQTSNVELEQSSESMSASIDCPRVSSQAASQAPADGNETRASRTRSRGRARRATAASSVSSRLSRRSRSPLHRLLVASNNSPSNSSGNGSTIHTFEPGSGTSSVSLETGVAVAEPAVPTEPVVETAERESESQVTGAGSSAVRRHPTIMLDLQVRRIRPGENRDRDSIASRTRSRARVAENTVTFETESGGFRRTISRSERAGIRTYVSTIRIPLRRISETGLGEPNSTALRSILRQIMTGFGELSSLMETEADSETVAPSHTNASGANGNTNPAGRLNPNESHAGQFDTAAVDHERVGLVVGEDHSGHARLGGEVVNTIGGRATSRDTNNLVENGTLPILRLAHFFLLNDDEDDEHHRGLTKEQIDNLATRTYGQASLEGEIGRACSVCINEYAQGNKLRRLPCSHEFHIHCIDRWLSENNTCPICRQPILTAHRD encoded by the exons ATGGACCCTCCTGGTGGGGGAGATGAACGGAGGAGGCAGGCAGAGCGGCTTCAGCGAGAGGAGGCTTACTATCATTTTATTAATGACCTGAGTGAAGAGGAGTATCGCTTAATGAGAGATGGCAACCTGCTTGGCACTCCTG GTGAGGTGACTGCCGAAGAGCTCCAGCAGCGACTTGATGGAGCAAAAGAACGCATGTCATCTCAACCTCCTCatgagcagcagccacagcctgCTAATGCTGAAGAGCAACAAGGTAGCAGCggtgagggagaagagagaagggCTGGAGGACGACAAGCCCCAG GGGGTACAGATCCTGGAGCGGAAACCTCTAATGGCGACTCATTGCTAGAGTGGTTAAACACTTTCAGACGTACCGGTAATGCCACTCGTAGTGGGCAGAGCGGCAACCAGACCTGGCGTGCTGTCAGCCGGACCAACCCCAACAGTGGAGAATTTCGGTTTAGTTTAGAAATCAACATCAACCACGATCAGCCAGAACCAGGAGAGCATAATGATCCTGCGGACACTGCCGAGCTACCAGTGCCTGTCCCAGCGTCGATCTCCCCCGCCATACGTACCTCTTCATCTTTTTCCAGCTCTCTTCCTTCAAGCACTCCAAGGCCAGGGCCATACTCCACTGCCCGTCCAGCCCTTAGGAGAATGCAGACGCGGCGCAGACGCAGCAGCAATACTGCTGTTCCTCTGAGTCCCCCTGTACTTCCTACAACAGTCACCCCAACGGCTGCTCAGAGAAGTGCCAACGTGCCGTCTTTAGCACCTACTCCGACTCTTCCAAGTTCTCCTGAGGAGCAGATCGCCAGTCTGCAACAACAAACCTCCAATGTAGAGTTGGAGCAAAGCAGTGAGAGTATGTCTGCTTCTATAGACTGTCCCCGTGTGTCATCTCAGGCAGCATCTCAGGCCCCAGCAGATGGAAACGAAACGCGTGCCAGTAGGACTCGATCCCGTGGTCGTGCACGGAGAGCTACAGCTGCGAGCAGCGTTTCATCCCGCTTGTCGAGACGAAGCCGTTCACCCTTGCACAGATTACTCGTTGCTAGTAATAATTCACCGTCGAACAGCAGCGGCAATGGCTCTACAATCCATACTTTTGAACCAGGCAGCGGCACGAGCTCGGTTTCCTTGGAAACAGGGGTGGCTGTGGCAGAACCCGCAGTTCCCACCGAGCCGGTAGTAGAGACTGCAGAACGTGAGAGTGAATCTCAAGTAACTGGAGCAGGAAGTTCTGCAGTACGACGACATCCTACAATCATGCTGGATCTACAGGTGAGACGCATCCGACCTGGTGAAAACCGCGATCGGGACAGCATTGCGAGTAGAACACGTTCTCGTGCCCGTGTCGCTGAGAACACTGTCACTTTTGAAACGGAGAGCGGTGGATTTAGACGCACCATTTCCCGCTCAGAACGAGCTGGGATCCGCACCTATGTAAGTACTATTAGAATCCCCCTGAGGCGCATCAGTGAGACAGGGCTGGGAGAGCCCAACTCTACGGCCCTGCGTTCCATCCTACGTCAAATTATGACTGGATTCGGAGAACTGAGCTCGCTAATGGAGACGGAGGCTGATTCTGAAACTGTTGCTCCTAGCCACACAAATGCCAGTGGCGCCAATGGCAACACCAACCCAGCCGGTCGTCTGAATCCAAACGAGAGCCACGCCGGTCAGTTTGATACAGCCGCAGTAGATCACGAAAGGGTGGGCTTGGTGGTCGGTGAGGACCATAGTGGACATGCCAGGCTGGGAGGAGAGGTAGTGAACACTATAGGAGGACGGGCTACCAGCAGGGACACGAACAACCTGGTAGAAAATGGTACTCTACCCATCCTGCGGCTGGCTCACTTCTTCCTGCTTAATGACGATGAGGATGACGAACATCACCGAGGCCTGACGAAGGAGCAGATTGACAATCTAGCAACGCGTACCTACGGCCAGGCCAGCCTGGAGGGCGAGATAGGCCGGGCTTGCAGCGTGTGCATCAACGAGTACGCTCAAGGCAACAAGTTGCGTCGTCTGCCGTGCTCGCATGAATTTCACATCCACTGTATTGACCGTTGGCTCTCTGAAAACAACACCTGCCCCATCTGTAGGCAGCCCATCCTTACAGCACATCGTGACTGA